Proteins found in one Cloacibacillus sp. genomic segment:
- a CDS encoding Bro-N domain-containing protein has translation MSDKIALFENKKIRSVWVEAEEEWYFSVVDIVGALTGSADPAAYWRKLKQRLKAEGNETVTNCHGLKMRAADGKMRLTDVASTEDILRLIQSIPSPKAEPFKLWLARVGAERIEETADPELAIDRAFETYLKKGYTKEWIHQRLLSIRIRNDLTAEWDICGVKKGVEYAILTDEITKAWAGMTTRQYKSLKGLKKENLRDNMSDLELVLNMLAEATTTEISKTVKPETFNENANVARQGGQVAGNARKEIETKTGRPVITKQNAIDFTNVIELVGEIEKDDSQP, from the coding sequence ATGTCAGACAAAATAGCCCTATTTGAAAATAAAAAAATACGTTCCGTTTGGGTGGAGGCAGAGGAAGAGTGGTACTTCTCCGTTGTGGATATTGTAGGCGCACTCACCGGCAGCGCCGATCCTGCCGCATACTGGAGAAAATTGAAACAGCGTCTCAAGGCCGAAGGAAATGAAACCGTGACAAATTGTCACGGTTTGAAGATGAGAGCCGCAGACGGCAAAATGCGCCTGACTGACGTCGCCTCTACCGAGGATATTCTCCGTCTGATTCAATCGATACCTTCCCCAAAGGCGGAACCCTTCAAGCTCTGGCTCGCGCGCGTCGGCGCGGAGCGCATCGAAGAGACGGCGGACCCGGAGCTGGCCATCGACCGCGCGTTTGAGACATATCTGAAAAAGGGCTACACAAAAGAATGGATTCATCAGCGGCTGCTCTCGATACGTATCCGCAACGACCTCACGGCCGAATGGGATATTTGCGGCGTTAAGAAAGGCGTGGAATATGCCATCCTCACCGACGAGATAACGAAAGCGTGGGCGGGGATGACGACAAGACAGTACAAGAGCCTCAAAGGACTCAAGAAAGAAAATCTCCGCGACAACATGAGCGACCTGGAGCTGGTGCTGAATATGCTCGCTGAAGCGACTACGACCGAGATATCCAAGACCGTGAAGCCGGAGACATTTAATGAGAACGCCAATGTCGCACGTCAGGGCGGGCAGGTGGCGGGAAATGCCAGGAAGGAGATAGAGACAAAGACCGGCCGCCCGGTCATCACCAAGCAGAACGCAATAGACTTCACCAACGTTATCGAGCTGGTCGGAGAGATCGAGAAAGACGATTCACAGCCCTAA